The Ramlibacter sp. PS4R-6 nucleotide sequence GTCGGCCAGCAGGTTCTGGATGCCCTTGGCGATGCTCTCGCCGTTGGTCTCCAGCGCCTTCTTCTGCGCTTCGGCGTTCAGCGCCAGGTAGTTGCTGGGCGCTGAGGCGGCCATCCACTGCTCCACCGCGAAGCGCAGGCGGGCCTTGGTCTTCGTATCGGTCTTGGCGGCTTCGACCATGCCGAGCAGCGTGCGGGCGTTCAGCAAATACACCGCAGCGGAGTACGAAGCGACGGGGTTCTGCGTCCACGCATCGGCCGCGAAGCGCCTGTCCTTCTTCGCGAGGTCGGGCAGCAGGCTGGCGTTCCACAGCTGCGCGGCCTCTTCGACGTACGCGCGCTGGAGTGCTTCGAGTTTCTGGGGGTCGAACGTGAGCTGGGGCACGTCGGGCAGCTGGGGCAGCTTCGGCATGGCGGCGCCCTGCGCGAGTCCGCCGAACGACTGCATGGCTTGCGACCACTGCTTGCCCATGTCTCCCCAATCCGGCAGAGAATTCATGTTGTCTTGTCTCCTGGTCCCGTGTTTTTGTTCGGGTTAACCCGAAGTATCCCAGCTTTCATGTTGCAGCGCAACATGAGTAGTACCCACAATGCCTGTCGTCCTCCTGGTCATCGTCGGTTGGCTCTATGTCGCCCTCATGATGTCGCTCGCCGAAGCCACGCACTCCAACGGCTCGGTGATCGGCGGCATCTTCACCTTTGTACTCTATGGCGTGGCTCCCGTGGCGCTCGTCGGCTACATCTTGTTGACGCCCGCGCGCAAGCGCGCCCTCAAGGCCCGCGAGAAGGCTGAGCTAGGCCAGCCAGACGACGGCGGCGAAACGCCCGCTGACCCGGTCGCGCCGGTGCGAAAAGAACCTTGAGGGGTTGGCGACGGTGCACCAGGCGCGGGTGCCGTCGTTGCCGTGGATGCGCGAGACGCCCATGGCGTGAAGGCGCCTGCGCGTCAAGGCCGGGAGATCGGCAAGCCACTTGCCTTCACGGTAGGGCTGGAAGTGCTGCGCGTCTTGCGGGTCGCGCGCCGCAAAGGCGGCCCGCACCTCGTCGCCGACTTCGAAAGCTTCCGGGCCGATGCAAGGGCCCAGCCATGCGACGAGCGATGCGGGCGCGACGCCCATCGCCTTCACCGTCGCTTCGACCACGCCTTCGCATGCGCCGCGCCAGCCCGCATGGGCGGCGCCGACGATCGAGCCGTCCTCAGCGGCGAGAAGCACCGGCAGGCAATCGGCGACCATGATCGTGCACGCGACCTGCTGGTGCGACGTGAAGCAGCCGTCGGCCCGCAGGCCGTCGCGCGCATCGGCATCGAGCCTGGCAACACCGACGCCATGCACCTGCTCCATGTACACCGGCCGCGCGCCCATCGCTTCGGCCACGATCGCGCGGTTGCGGGCAACGCGCTGCGGCTCGTCGCCGACGTGGTCGCCCAGGTTGAGGCTGTCGTACGGCCCTTGCGAGACGCCGCCCGTGCGCGTGGTGCACACGGCGCGCACGTTCGCCGGCACGGGCCAGTCCGGCGTGAGCAGGTCCATCACTTCTCGAAGTCGGGGCAGCTCGAAGGCTGCGCCTTCTGGAACGCGGGGTGCTCCATGCACGCGTTGAACACCGCCATCGTGCGCGGCAAGCCGTCCTCCGGCGTGTTCACGCGGCGGCCGTTGAAGATCTGCGGCACCAGGCAGCAGTCGGCCATGGTCGGCGTATCGCCGTAGCTGAATTTCGATTCCGGCAGGCGCGCCAGTTCGCGCTCGTAGGCTTCGAGGCCGGTGCGCACCCAGTGGCGGTACCAGTCGTTCTTCGCCTCTTCCTCCACCTTCAATTCGCGTACCAGGTACTTCAGCACGCGCAGGTTGTTCAGGGGATGGATCTCGCACGCAATGAGCTGCGACAGCGCGCGCACCTTCGCCCGGCCCAGCGGGTCGCGCGGCAGCAGGGGCGGCTGCGGTTTCGTTTCGTCGAGCCATTCGATGATCGCCATCGACTGCTCGAGCGCCTCGCCCGAGTCGGTGACGAGCGTGGGCACCAGCCCCGTCGGCGACACCGCCGCGTACTCGTCTTTCTTGTGTTCCCCCTTCACCAGGTGCACCGCCGCGTACTCGTAGGGCAGCCCTTTCAGCTCCAGCGCGATGCGCACGCGGAACGAGGCGGAGGAGCGGAAGTAGTTGAAGAGTTTCATGGCGCGCCAAGGATAAACCGGCGCTAGACTTGCCGCATGAAGGCGGAGCAGAACGAGCTCATCACCCGCATCGGCCCGGGGACGGCCTGCGGCGGCGTCATGCGCGCCTACTGGCAACCGTTGGCGCTGGTGGACGAATTCGACCCGCGCCTCGACCCGCGGATGGCCAACCGCCCCGTGAAGGCCGTGCGCGCGCTCGGCCAGGACTTCGTGCTGTTCCGGGATGCGCAAGGGCGCTGGGGCCTGCTCGACCGCGACTGCCCGCACCGCGGCGCCGACCTTTCGTTCGGGCGCAACGAAGGCGACGGCCTGCGCTGCCCCTTCCACGGCTGGAAGTTCGACGTGGCGGGCAACTGCCTCGAGACGCCGGCCGAGCCCGCGGGCAGCAAGCTGTGCGATCGCGTGAAGCAGCGCAGCTACCCGGTGCTGGAAAGGAGCGGCGTGGTGTTCGCCTTCCTCGGCAGCGGCACGCCGCCACCCTTCCCGAACTTCGACGCCTTCGCCGCGCCCACCTCGCACACCTTCGCGTTCAAGGGCCTGTGGCACTGCAACTGGCTGCAGGCGTTCGAAGTCGGCATCGACCCGGCGCACCCGTCGTTCCTGCACCGCTTCCTGTCCGATGAAGCGCTGGATGCCATCGGCGACAACCCGGCAGGCAAGCAGTTCCGCAGCGCGGCGGCGGGAGAGATGGCGGGCGAGCGCTGGCCAATGACGCGCGTGATGCGCGAGTTCCACCAGCCCGAGATCAGCTTCGAGAACATGCCCTGGGGCATGCAGGTGACCGCGCTGCGGCCCATGACGCAGGAGCTCACGCACGTGCGCGTGACGCAGGCCGTCTTTCCGCACACCTTCGTGATCCCGCTGTCGGAGACGCTCACCATCACGCAGATGCACCTGCCGGTGGACGACACGCACACCTACTGGTATTCCGTCTTCACGAGCTTCGCCGGCCCGGTGGACAAGGAGGCCATGCGCAACCAGCGGCTGCAGTACATCTCGCTGCCCGACTACGTGCCCAAGTCGGGGCGCCACAACAACTGGGGCTTCAACCCCGCCGAACAGTTGACGCGCACCTACCTCGGCATGGGCGAGGACGACATCAACGTGCACGACCAGTGGGCCGTCGAAAGCCCGGGGCCGATCGCCGACCGCACGCGCGAGCACCTGGGTACCAGCGACAAGGTGATCATGGCGAACCGCCGCGTGCTGCTGAAGGCGATCGAGACGGTGCAGGCCGGCGGCGTGCCGCCCGGCGCGGCGGACCCGGCGAATTCGGCGGCATTGGTCGGGCCGGACACCGTCGACGGCATTGCGCCCGCGGGCGAGTGGGCCACGTGGTGGCGCGAGCAGGTGCGCGCCAAGCGCGAACACGCGCCGTGGACGGCGAAGCCCGCACCCGTCACGGCATGACCACCTTTGCGCAGCGCTGCGGTATCCACGACGCGCGGCACGAGGAGGCCGCGAAGCGCATCTCGCGCCTCATCGAATCGACGGGCATCGAGCTCGTGCGCGTCGTCTGGTGCGACCTGCACGGCGTCACACGCGGCAAGACGCTGACAGCGAGTGCCGCACTGCGTGCGCTGCACGACGGCGTCGGCATGGTCAGCACGCTGATGCTGAAGGACACGTCGGACCGCACCGCGTTCAAGGTGTTCGAGCCTGGCGGGACCGGGGGGCTCGAGGGCTTTTCCTTCGCCAACAACCTCGTGCTGCTGCCGGACCCCGAAAGCTTCCGGCAGCTGCCCTGGACGGAACGCACGGGCTGGATGCAGGCGCAGCCCTGGTTCCAGGATGCGGGGCCGGTGCAACTCGACACCCGGCGCATCCTGCAATCGGCGCTCGCGCGGCTGGACAAACACGGCCTGGCGATGCGCTGCGGGCTCGAAGTCGAGTTCCACATCTACCGCATCGAGGACGCGCAGCCGCAGCTCGACCCCGAGCATGCCGAGTGGCCGGGCGCGCCGCCGCGCGTGTCGATGGTCCATCCCGGCTACAACCTGCTGGCCGAAGGCTGGTTCGACATGGCCGAGGAACCGCTGCGCATCGTGCAGCACACGGCTCAGGCGCTGGGCCTGCCCCTGACCTCGCTGGAGATCGAGCTGGGCCCCAGCCAGGTCGAGGCGGTGTTCGACGTGACGGACGCGCTGACCGCGGCCGACAACATGGTCCTGTTCCGCAGTGCCGTGAGGCAGGCGCTGCGCCGCGCGGGCTACCACGCCACCTTCATGTGCCGCCCGCCCTTCCCGAACATCATGTCGAGCGGCTGGCACCTGCACCAGTCGCTCGTGGACGCGAAGACCGGCGCGAACGCCACCGACATGGCGTGGCTAGCGGGCCTGCTCGAGCATGCGCGGGCGATGGCCGTGTTCTGCACGCCGACCGCCAACGGCTTCGGGCGCTTCCGCCCCAACGCGCTCGCGCCGCAGGCCGTCGTGTGGGGCCGCGACAACCGCGGTGCGATGCTGCGCGTGATCGGCGAGGCCGGCGATGCCGCGTTCCGCATCGAGAACCGCATCGGCGAGCCCGCCGCGAATCCCTACCTCTACTTCGCTTCGCAGGTCCACGCCGGCCTGGACGGCATCGAGCGCAAATTGCAGCCGCCTGCGCCGACGGAAGCGCCGTACGGTCCCGCACCCACCATGCTGCCGACCTCGCTGGGCGAAGCGCTCGAGGCGCTGCGCGCCGACAAGTCGTTCGCGAATGCCTTCGGCGCAACCTTCATCGACTACTACACGCGCATCAAGCAGGCGGAGCTCGCACGCTTCGACGCCGCCGAGGACAAGCAGGAGTTCCAGCGGCGCGAGTACTTCGGGCGCTTCTAGATGGCGAAGGTCACCATCCACCTCGTCGCCGCCAACGGGAACGAAACCACGCTCGAATGCGCCCTGGGCCAGAGCCTCATGCAGGCGGCGATCGCCAGCAACGTCGAAGGCATCGACGCCGAATGCGGCGGGACGATGACCTGCGCCACCTGCCACGTCTACGTGCGCGAGGGGTTCCTGCCCAAGCTTCCGATCATGACGAGCGACGAGGATTCGATGCTGGATTTCACTGCCTCGCTGCGCAAGGCGAACAGCCGCCTCTCGTGCCAGATCCCGCTGACGGAAGAACTCGACGGCCTGACAGTAGACTTGCCCGAGACCCAAACCTAGGAACGACCATGATCCTCGAGATCGCCGACATCCGCGTGAACCCCGGCCAGGAAGCCGCGTTCGAGGAAGCCATCCAGCGCGCGGTGAAGACCGTGCTGCCCAAGGCGAAGGGCGTGCACGGCTACAAGGTGAACAAGTGCATCGAGAACCCGCAGCGGTTCATCCTGCAGATCTTCTGGGAGACGCTGGAGGACCACACGGTGGGATTCCGCCAGGGGCCGCTGTTCGCCGAATGGCGCGGCTTCATCGGCCCCTACTTCGCCGGCCCGCCGCTGGTGGAGCACTTCACGCTCGTCACGAAGAGCGAATAACCAGCTTCTCCAGCAGCTTCATCAGCTGCTCGCGCTCGCCCGCCTCCAGCGGGCCCAGGATGCGCCCCTGCGCCTTCGTCACGGCGCGCTTCATCGCCATCGCCGCTCGCTCGCCCTCGGGCGTCACCCACAGCAGCTTGCGGCGGCGGTCCTGTGCGTCGGGCCTGCGCTTGACCCAGCCCCTGGCCTCCAGGCGATGGATGACGGAGCCGAAGGTCGCCGCGTCGAAGGCCACGCGGCCCGCCAGCGTCACCTGGTCTTCGCCCGGCTCCTCGATCAGCGCGTTGAGGATGGCGAACTGCACCGGCGTCACGCCGAACTCGGCCGTTTCCTCCATGAAGACGGCCACCGCCAGCTGGTGGGCGCGCCGGATCAGGTGACCCGGTGCATGGCGGAAGTCGAAGCTCTTGGGCATGGCGCGCCAGTGTAGTTTGGGCAGATAATATGCATTCTTATCAATTTCGGCCATGGCGGCTTCCCTGCACTTCCTCATTGCCGGCGGCGGCATCGGCGGCCTGGCGGCCGCGTACGTGCTGGCGCGCGACGGGCATCGCGTCACGGTGCTGGAGCAGCAGGCCCAGTTCGGCGAGATCGGCGCCGGCATCCAACTGGGGCCGAACATCTTCCGCATGTTCGACTGGCTGGGGCTGACGCAGGCGATCAACGCCGTCGCCTACTTCCCGCCCGGCATGGGCATGAACGACGTTCGTACCGGCGAGAAGGTGGTACGCGTGCCTTTCGGCGACGCGGTGAAGGCCTTGTATGGCTACCCCTACGGCGTGATCTACCGCGCAGACCTGCACAAGGTGTTGCTCGACGCGTGCGCGCGTTTCGGGGACGTCGTGCTGCGCACGTCGAGCAAGGTCGAGGGCTTCGAGCAGTCGGGCAGCGCGGTGTCGGTGAAGCTTGCCAGCGGTGAGCGGCTATCCGGCGACGCCCTCATCGGCGCCGACGGCCTGTGGAGCCGCATCCGCGAGGCCATCGTCGGCGACGGCAAGCCGCGCGTCTCGGGCCACATCGCGTACCGCGCGGTGCTCAAGCGCGAGGACGTGCCCCGGCACCTGTGGAACGACGAAGTGCTGCTGTGGGGCGGCGAGAAGACGCACCTGGTGCACTACCCGCTGCGGCGCGGCGAGCTCTTCAACCTGGTCGCCGTCTTCCACAGCAACAAGTACGACGAGGGCTGGAACACCTTCGGCGACACGGCGGAGCTGAACGAGCGCTTCGCGGATGCCGTGCCCCAGGTGAGGGAACTGCTCGGCAAGATCGAGACCTGGAAGATGTGGGTGTTGTGCGACCGCGAGCCGGTGAAGAACTGGAGCGATGGGCGCGTGACGCTGCTGGGTGACGCCGCGCACCCCATGTTGCAGTACCTCGCGCAGGGCGCGGGCCAGGCGATCGAGGATGCCGTCGTGCTCGGGCAGGCGCTCAAGGCCACCCGCGGCGATGTCGCGCCGGCCTTCATCCAATACCAGCAGGCGCGATACCTGCGCACGGGCCGCGTGCAGCTCACCGCGCGCTTCTACGGCGACATCTACCACGCCAGCGGCGTCACGCGCGAGCTGCGCAACCAGATGTTCCAGGGCGGCAAGGAGTCGGCGGGCTTCGCGGGCCTGAAGTGGATGTACGAGGGCATTGACCCCGAAAGGATGTTCGCATGAGCGTCGTCCACGAGCCCGCGCGCGAAACGCCCGTCTTCGGCGAGTACGACGTGGTCGTGCTCGGCGGCGGGCCCGCGGGCATCGCCGCTGCCGTGGCAGCGGGCCGGGCCGGGCGCTCCACGCTGCTCGTGGAGCGCTACGGCTTCCTCGGCGGCATGGGCACGGCCGCCGGCGTCACCAACTTCTGCGGCCTGCATGCGAACGTCCATGGCGAGATCCGGCAAGTCGTGCACGGCGTGGCGGACGACTTGCTCTCGCGCATCGATGCGCTCGGCGGGCTCAATGCGCCCCACATGATTTTCGGCAAGATCGCCGCGCAGGCCTACGACACGGCGGCCTACAAGATCGCGGCCGACGACTTGCTCGCCTCGGCGAAAGCGGAGGTCCTGTTCCATGCGCTCGCTTGCGGCGTCGTGAAGGAGTCCGAGCGCAGCATCGCCGCCCTCTTGCTGGAAACGAAGTCCGGACGCGTGGCCGTGAAAGGCCGCGCCTTCATCGACTGCTCGGGCGACGGCGACCTGGCCGCGTGGGCGGGCGCGGCCTACGAGAAAGGCGATGGCGCGGGCAACATGCTCTACCCCTCGCTGATGTTCCGCGTGAACGACGTGGACCGCGAGCGCGCGGGCGACGCGTGGAAGACGATTCCCGAGCTGATGGCCCGAGCCGAAGCCGAAGGCCGCCACCGGTTCCCGCGCAAGGGCGCCATCGTGCGGCCGCAGAAGAGCGGCATCGAATGGCGCGTGAACGTGACGCAGCTGGCCAACGCGAGCGGCCAGGCGATGGACGGCACCGATGCGCGCGAGCTGTCCGACGCCGAAACGCTCGGCCGCCGGCAGGTGGCGCAGGTCGCGAAGTTCCTGCGCGAGGTGCCGGGCTTCGAGCGCTTCTACATCGTCGACATCCCGCCGCAGGTCGGCATCCGCGAAACGCGCCGCGTGCAGGGCCTGTACATGCTCACCGAAGCTGACGTGCTGGGCTGCGCCGACTTCGACGACACCATCGGCGTCAACGGCTGGCCGCTGGAGCTGCACGTGAAGGGCGACGTCGAGTTCCGCTTCGCGCCCATCCCGGAAAGCCGCGGCTTCAACCAGCTGCCCTACCGCATGACCGTGACGCCTTCGCTCGACAACCTGTGGGTCGCCGGGCGCTGCGCCTCGATGACGCACGAGGCGCAATCCGCCGCGCGGGTCACCGGCGCCTGCTTCGTGATGGGACAGGCCTGCGGCACGGCGGCGCACTTCGCGCTTCGCGAAGGCACGGCTGCCGCGCGCGTGGACGTGCACGACCTGCAATCGCGACTCGCCGCCGAGGGCGCCTTCCTCGGCCAAGGAGACACACCATGAACGCTCCCGACAAGACCCTGCAGGCCCGCCAGCAGCTGTACCGCGACATGGAGCCGCTGCACCTCACGCCATTGTGGGAGGTGCTGCACGCGCTCGTGCCCAAGGAGCCGAAGACGCCTTGCGTGCCGGCGCACTGGAAGTACGCCGACGTGCGCCCGTTCCTCATGCGCGCCGGCGAGGCGATCACCGCCGAGGAGGCCGTGCGCCGCGTGCTCGTGCTCGAGAACCCGGCCCTGCGCGGCCAGTCGTGCATCACGCAGTCGCTCTACGCCGGGCTGCAACTGATCCTGCCCGGCGAGGTCGCGCCCAGCCACCGCCACACGCAAAGCGCCCTGCGCTTCATCGTGGAAGGATCCGGCGCCTACACCGCCGTCGATGGCGAGCGCACCACCATGCGCCCGGGCGACTTCATCATCACGCCCAGCTGGACCTGGCACGACCACGGCAACGACGCCGACGTCCCGGTGATCTGGCTCGACGGCCTCGACATCCCCATCGTGCGGTTCTTCGACGCCGGCTTCGCCGAAAACGACACGGCGCGCTCGCAAGTCGTCACCCGCAAGGAAGGCGAGAGCATGGCCCGCTACGGGCACAACATGGCGCCCGTGCGGTCCACATCGCCCTTCGGCAAGACCTCGCCGATCTTCAGCTACCCGTACGACCGCAGCCGCGAGGCGCTCGAGCAGCTCGAGCGCGACGCGCCCGTCGACCCCTGGGACGGCGTGAAGCTGCGGTACGTCAACCCGCTCACCGGCGGCTCGCCCATGCCGACGATGCAGACCTTCATGCAGAAGCTGCCCGCCGGCTTCACGGGCAAGGCGTGGCGCCAGACCGATGGCGCCGTCTACAGCGTCGTCGAGGGCGAAGGCGAAGCGGTGATCGAAGGCGGCGGCCAGGAGCTGCGCTTCGCCTTCTCGCCGCGCGACCATTTCGTCGTTCCCCCGTGGCACACTGCCCGCTTCTCGTCGCCGCGGGGCTGCGTGCTGTTCAGTTTCTCCGACCGCCCCGTGCAGGAAGCACTGGGCCTCCATCACGAAGAAAGGCTGTCATGAATTACGTCTTCGATCCCGCGCCCGCCGCCAGCGTCCCCGTCGTCGGCCGCAGCGAGCGCTTCCCGGTGCGCCGCGTCATCTGCGTGGGCCGCAACTACGTCGAGCACGCCAAGGAAATGGGATTCACCGGCCGCGAGCCGCCCTTCTTCTTCTTCAAGCCGGCCGACGCGATCGTGCCCGTCAACGCGGGCGAAACCGGCACCATCGCCTACCCGAGCCTGACCAAGGACCTGCACCACGAGATCGAGCTGGTGGCGTGCATCGGCACGGGCGGGCGCAACATCAAGGCCGCCGACGCGATGAAGCACATCTGGGGCTATGCCGTGGGCCTGGACATGACGCGCCGCGACCTGCAGGGCGAGATGAAGAAACAGGGCCGCCCGTGGGAGATCGGCAAGAGCTTCGAGCAGTCCGCGCCCATCGGCCCCATCACACCCGCCGCGCAAGCGGGCGATATCGTGAACGCGGACATCTGGCTGAAGGTCAACGGCCAGGACCGCCAGCGCAGCAACGTCTCGAAGCTGATCTGGAACCTAGGCGAGATCATCGAGCACGTCTCGGCCGCCTGGGACCTCGCGCCCGGCGACCTGATCTTCACGGGAACGCCCGAGGGCGTCGCCGCCGTGGTGGCCGGCGACACGCTGGAGGGCGGCGTCGGGAAGCTGCCGCCGCTTTCGGTGAGAATCGCCCAGGCGCGCTAGGCCCCGGCCGGCGCGCAAGACAAGAAGAAGGAGAAGAAACTTGCGCGTCCTGGACTTCCTGGCCAAGGCGTGCGCGGTGCTCGCGGGCGTGCTGCTCACGGGCATCACGCTCATGACCTGCGCGAGCCTGATCGGCCGCAACACCACGGGCTGGACGCTCGTCGGCGACTTCGAGCTGACGGGTGTGGCCACCGGCGCGGCCATCGCCTTGTTCATGCCGTGGTGCCAATGGCGCCGCGGGAACATCATCGTCGACTTCTTCACCGCCAAGGCGAGCGGGCGGACCAACGACCTGCTCGACCGCTTCGGCGCCCTGCTCCTCGCGGTTTCGTTCGCGCTGCTGGCCTGGCGCACGACGCTGGGCGGCCTGAACGCCTACGACACGCATTCCGAGAGCCAGATGCTCGGCTTCCCGCTGTGGATGGTCTACGTGGCGATGGTCCCGCCCTTCGTGCTGGCGTCCGTCATCGGCGTCTGGCAGGCGGCCTTCGGCTTCCCGGTCGAGGCGCCGGAGGCGCACGCATGAGCGCGCTGACGCTGACGCTCATCATCTTCGCGATCATGCTGGTGCTGATGGCGATCCGCACGCCGATCTCCATCGCCATGTTCGCCGCCGGCGCCATCGGCTACGTCATGCAGACGGGCTGGGCGCCGTTCGCGAACTTCCTGAACAACCAGGCCTTCGCGCGCTTCGCCAGCTACGACCTGTCGGTGATCCCGCTGTTCATCCTGATGGGCCACTTCGCGACGCAGGGCGGCATCAGCAAGGCGCTGTTCGAATTCGCGGCGGGCGTGATGGGCCGCTTCCGCGGCGGCCTCGCGATGGCCGCGGTGCTGGCGTGCGCGGCATTCGGCGCGATCTGCGGGTCGTCCGTGGCCACGGCTGCCACGATCACTTCGGTGGCGCTGCCCGAGATGAAGCGCCACGGCTACTCGGGCCGCCTCGCAACCGGCACGCTGGCGGCCGCCGGGACGCTGGGCATCCTCATCCCGCCGTCGGTGCCGCTCGTGATCTACGCGATCCTCACCGAGCAGAACATCGCCAAGCTGTTCGCGGCGGCGATGATCCCCGGCATCATCGCGATGTTCGGCTACATGGCCGCGATCGCGGTGTACGTGCGCGTCGTCCCGGGCCACGCGCCCGACGTCGACGACGAGCCGGCAAAGCTCACCTTGCATGCGTTCGCGGGCATCGCCCCCATCGCCATCATCTTCCTGCTGGTCTTCGGCGGCATCTACGGCGGGCTGTTCACGCCCACCGAGGGTGCGGGCGTCGGCGCGGCATCGACCTTCGTCGCGGCGCTGATCAAGCGCGAGATGACCTGGGACAAGTTCAAGCAGTGCTTCTATGCCACGGCCGAGAGCTCCGCGATGATCTTCCTGATCTTCATCGGCGCCGACCTCATGAACTCGGCCCTGGCGCTGACGCAGGTGCCGAACCAGCTCGCCGCCGTGGTGGGTAGCTGGGGCCTGTCGCCGCTGATGGTGGTGGCCGCCATCCTGGTCTTCTACGTGATCCTCGGCGCCGTCATGGACGAGCTGTCCATGATCCTGCTGACCATCCCCATCTTCTTCCCGATGGTGATCGGCCTGGACTTCGGCA carries:
- the pgeF gene encoding peptidoglycan editing factor PgeF — its product is MDLLTPDWPVPANVRAVCTTRTGGVSQGPYDSLNLGDHVGDEPQRVARNRAIVAEAMGARPVYMEQVHGVGVARLDADARDGLRADGCFTSHQQVACTIMVADCLPVLLAAEDGSIVGAAHAGWRGACEGVVEATVKAMGVAPASLVAWLGPCIGPEAFEVGDEVRAAFAARDPQDAQHFQPYREGKWLADLPALTRRRLHAMGVSRIHGNDGTRAWCTVANPSRFFSHRRDRVSGRFAAVVWLA
- the maiA gene encoding maleylacetoacetate isomerase, yielding MKLFNYFRSSASFRVRIALELKGLPYEYAAVHLVKGEHKKDEYAAVSPTGLVPTLVTDSGEALEQSMAIIEWLDETKPQPPLLPRDPLGRAKVRALSQLIACEIHPLNNLRVLKYLVRELKVEEEAKNDWYRHWVRTGLEAYERELARLPESKFSYGDTPTMADCCLVPQIFNGRRVNTPEDGLPRTMAVFNACMEHPAFQKAQPSSCPDFEK
- a CDS encoding Rieske 2Fe-2S domain-containing protein, translating into MKAEQNELITRIGPGTACGGVMRAYWQPLALVDEFDPRLDPRMANRPVKAVRALGQDFVLFRDAQGRWGLLDRDCPHRGADLSFGRNEGDGLRCPFHGWKFDVAGNCLETPAEPAGSKLCDRVKQRSYPVLERSGVVFAFLGSGTPPPFPNFDAFAAPTSHTFAFKGLWHCNWLQAFEVGIDPAHPSFLHRFLSDEALDAIGDNPAGKQFRSAAAGEMAGERWPMTRVMREFHQPEISFENMPWGMQVTALRPMTQELTHVRVTQAVFPHTFVIPLSETLTITQMHLPVDDTHTYWYSVFTSFAGPVDKEAMRNQRLQYISLPDYVPKSGRHNNWGFNPAEQLTRTYLGMGEDDINVHDQWAVESPGPIADRTREHLGTSDKVIMANRRVLLKAIETVQAGGVPPGAADPANSAALVGPDTVDGIAPAGEWATWWREQVRAKREHAPWTAKPAPVTA
- a CDS encoding glutamine synthetase family protein → MTTFAQRCGIHDARHEEAAKRISRLIESTGIELVRVVWCDLHGVTRGKTLTASAALRALHDGVGMVSTLMLKDTSDRTAFKVFEPGGTGGLEGFSFANNLVLLPDPESFRQLPWTERTGWMQAQPWFQDAGPVQLDTRRILQSALARLDKHGLAMRCGLEVEFHIYRIEDAQPQLDPEHAEWPGAPPRVSMVHPGYNLLAEGWFDMAEEPLRIVQHTAQALGLPLTSLEIELGPSQVEAVFDVTDALTAADNMVLFRSAVRQALRRAGYHATFMCRPPFPNIMSSGWHLHQSLVDAKTGANATDMAWLAGLLEHARAMAVFCTPTANGFGRFRPNALAPQAVVWGRDNRGAMLRVIGEAGDAAFRIENRIGEPAANPYLYFASQVHAGLDGIERKLQPPAPTEAPYGPAPTMLPTSLGEALEALRADKSFANAFGATFIDYYTRIKQAELARFDAAEDKQEFQRREYFGRF
- a CDS encoding 2Fe-2S iron-sulfur cluster-binding protein — protein: MAKVTIHLVAANGNETTLECALGQSLMQAAIASNVEGIDAECGGTMTCATCHVYVREGFLPKLPIMTSDEDSMLDFTASLRKANSRLSCQIPLTEELDGLTVDLPETQT
- a CDS encoding antibiotic biosynthesis monooxygenase family protein; translated protein: MILEIADIRVNPGQEAAFEEAIQRAVKTVLPKAKGVHGYKVNKCIENPQRFILQIFWETLEDHTVGFRQGPLFAEWRGFIGPYFAGPPLVEHFTLVTKSE
- a CDS encoding MarR family winged helix-turn-helix transcriptional regulator, giving the protein MPKSFDFRHAPGHLIRRAHQLAVAVFMEETAEFGVTPVQFAILNALIEEPGEDQVTLAGRVAFDAATFGSVIHRLEARGWVKRRPDAQDRRRKLLWVTPEGERAAMAMKRAVTKAQGRILGPLEAGEREQLMKLLEKLVIRSS
- a CDS encoding 3-hydroxybenzoate 6-monooxygenase, with translation MAASLHFLIAGGGIGGLAAAYVLARDGHRVTVLEQQAQFGEIGAGIQLGPNIFRMFDWLGLTQAINAVAYFPPGMGMNDVRTGEKVVRVPFGDAVKALYGYPYGVIYRADLHKVLLDACARFGDVVLRTSSKVEGFEQSGSAVSVKLASGERLSGDALIGADGLWSRIREAIVGDGKPRVSGHIAYRAVLKREDVPRHLWNDEVLLWGGEKTHLVHYPLRRGELFNLVAVFHSNKYDEGWNTFGDTAELNERFADAVPQVRELLGKIETWKMWVLCDREPVKNWSDGRVTLLGDAAHPMLQYLAQGAGQAIEDAVVLGQALKATRGDVAPAFIQYQQARYLRTGRVQLTARFYGDIYHASGVTRELRNQMFQGGKESAGFAGLKWMYEGIDPERMFA
- a CDS encoding FAD-dependent oxidoreductase, with product MSVVHEPARETPVFGEYDVVVLGGGPAGIAAAVAAGRAGRSTLLVERYGFLGGMGTAAGVTNFCGLHANVHGEIRQVVHGVADDLLSRIDALGGLNAPHMIFGKIAAQAYDTAAYKIAADDLLASAKAEVLFHALACGVVKESERSIAALLLETKSGRVAVKGRAFIDCSGDGDLAAWAGAAYEKGDGAGNMLYPSLMFRVNDVDRERAGDAWKTIPELMARAEAEGRHRFPRKGAIVRPQKSGIEWRVNVTQLANASGQAMDGTDARELSDAETLGRRQVAQVAKFLREVPGFERFYIVDIPPQVGIRETRRVQGLYMLTEADVLGCADFDDTIGVNGWPLELHVKGDVEFRFAPIPESRGFNQLPYRMTVTPSLDNLWVAGRCASMTHEAQSAARVTGACFVMGQACGTAAHFALREGTAAARVDVHDLQSRLAAEGAFLGQGDTP
- the gtdA gene encoding gentisate 1,2-dioxygenase: MNAPDKTLQARQQLYRDMEPLHLTPLWEVLHALVPKEPKTPCVPAHWKYADVRPFLMRAGEAITAEEAVRRVLVLENPALRGQSCITQSLYAGLQLILPGEVAPSHRHTQSALRFIVEGSGAYTAVDGERTTMRPGDFIITPSWTWHDHGNDADVPVIWLDGLDIPIVRFFDAGFAENDTARSQVVTRKEGESMARYGHNMAPVRSTSPFGKTSPIFSYPYDRSREALEQLERDAPVDPWDGVKLRYVNPLTGGSPMPTMQTFMQKLPAGFTGKAWRQTDGAVYSVVEGEGEAVIEGGGQELRFAFSPRDHFVVPPWHTARFSSPRGCVLFSFSDRPVQEALGLHHEERLS
- a CDS encoding fumarylacetoacetate hydrolase family protein encodes the protein MNYVFDPAPAASVPVVGRSERFPVRRVICVGRNYVEHAKEMGFTGREPPFFFFKPADAIVPVNAGETGTIAYPSLTKDLHHEIELVACIGTGGRNIKAADAMKHIWGYAVGLDMTRRDLQGEMKKQGRPWEIGKSFEQSAPIGPITPAAQAGDIVNADIWLKVNGQDRQRSNVSKLIWNLGEIIEHVSAAWDLAPGDLIFTGTPEGVAAVVAGDTLEGGVGKLPPLSVRIAQAR